The nucleotide window AGTTGGAGCTGACGTTGGGCGAGGTGGCCGGGGCGGTGGGGGACGCCAAGCAGTCCGTGACCTACGCCGACCGCAGCGGCGATGCGTATCAGCGGATCGCGAGGCGCACAGCCCACGCCGACGCCCTGCACCAGGCGGGCTCCCGGGCCAAGGCGGAGGCGCAGTTCCGCGAGGCCGAGCAGATGCAGGCCGAGCACCAGCGCGCCTACGCGCTGCTGTATTCCGTGCGGGGCTTCGAGTATTGCGACCTGCTCCTCGCGGAGGGGGAGCGTGCCGCGTGGCAGATGAGAAATGCGGAACGAGGAATGCGGAATGCGGAATTGATTGAAGCGTGCCGCGCCGTCTCTCAGCGCGCGGCGCAGACGCTCAAGTGGGTGACCAAAGGAAAGCTTGGCCTCCTGACCATCGCCCTCGACCATCTCACCTTGGGCCGCGCCGCGCTCTACGCGGGGATTCTTGAAGATTACGACTTCCGACTTCCGACTTCTGACTTCTCGCACATAGACGCCGCCGTGTCGGGCCTCCGCCGCGCTGGCACGCAGAACTGGATTCCTGCCGCCCTCCTCACCCGCGCCTGGCTGCGGAGTCTCACCGGCGCGCGCACCGGCCCCGAGAGCGCGCAGAGCGACCTGGACGAAGCCTGGGAAATCGCCGAGCGCGGCTCGATGCGGTTGTTCCTGGCGGATATTCACTTGCACCGGGCGAGGCTCTTCGGATTGCGGATTGCGGATTTCGGATTGCAGAATGAAGAAGCGGATAGCGGTGTGCGGAATGAAGCAGCGGAGCCATATCCGTGGGAATCGCCCGAAGCGGATTTGGCGGCCGCTGAGAAGCTGATCAACGATTGCGGCTACCACCGCCGCGACGAAGAACTCGCCGACGCCAAGAAGGCGATTCTCGGACAAGAACTGATATGAGAGCTTTATGGAGCAGGTTGAACATGAGCCGCGAGAATCCGTGGACGCCGATCTTAATGCTCTTGCCGCTTCGGCGGAAATGATTGCTACCATCGCAAGCGAAAGCTAGAATGGCGGTGACTGCGAAGCCGCTCCACGAGGTGCGCAAGATGACAGACCAGCAAAGCACAATAGTCATGGAAGAAGTGACTGATCCCCAACGCGTCGCCGAGGCTCACGCGCGACGCGAGCGATTCGACCGAAATTGGCTGTGGCTCCGAGAGCACGCTCAGGAGGTCTACGAGCGCTACCGCGGGAAGTGTATCTCTGTAGCAGGTGAAGAACTGTTCGTCGGTGATACACCACAAGATGTGATTGCTCGAGCCGCAGCCGCACACCCGGAGGACGACGGAAGCTTCGTCCATTACATTCCTCACAAGAAAATGGCTCGAGTCTATGGTAATCGCTGGTGAATGGTTTTTTTGCTCCGACGACATCGTGCGCCCGGTGATTCGGGGTGAGGCTCTTGCGTATAATGGGCGCTGGATCCAAGTTCCCTTTCTTGTTGACAGCGGCGCGGATCGCACGGTGTTTAGTGGCGCTCTGCTGGCGAAGCTGGGCCTGACGCCCCTTACGGTTCAAGAAGGTATAAGCGGACTTGGCGGAGCGGCTGACTCGGTAGTCGTAGAAACTCAGATACAGTTCACTCGTGAAACCGGCGGACAAGTCGTTTTCCGAGGCCGCTATGCGGCCGTTACTGGAATAGACACACTGGACATCAGTGTCCTGGGCCGAGACGTTATGGATATATTCGCAGTGATAGTCGATCGACCCGGTGATGTGGTCAGTCTTGTCGGCCAGCGCCACCGTTACACCATCGAGCAGATTTGAAGAGCCCTCTTAACTAACTCAAGCACGCCACAAGCCGATCTCTTCACCAACACCCCGTTCGCGGGCTGATCTTGAAGACGCGAAGCGCAGTGGCGATGTCTAGTCCGTCCGTCCGGCTCTGTACTTTCATATCGCTCTGTATTCGATTATTCTTGTCGCATGAACGATGAGCCATCTTCTCTAGCCAATTGGACGCCGGAGCAGATCGCATTAGGTAAACGGTGGGTCGAGACATGGCGGCTCGCGGGCGAGGAACTCGAGCGAATTCACCGGAAGGAGCTTCGGGAGCTCGACAGCTACCGAGCAATCGCCCTGCTTTGCGGTCCCGCGGATTATACGCGGCCACCCCGCGCGCCTAAACCGACTTCCGGTCTCGTCGAACAGCAGCGATGGTTCATGAAGGCGGCCGGCCGTGATTGAGGTCATCCGGGCGGCGGCTGAGCTACAAGCAGTCTGCCAATCGCAGGGCTGGCAGTTTTGTTTTATCGGCGGACTTGCGCTCCAGCGTTGGGGTGAACCGCGCGAAACCGTCGATGCCGACCTGACCCTTCTGACCGGCTTTGGCGGCGAGGAGCCGTTCATTCAAATTCTGCTTCAGCACTTTGAAGGGAGAATTCCAGACGCCGCCCAGTTCGCCCGAGAGCGGCGCGTGCTGCTTCTCCGCTCGAGCAAAGGTGTCGGTCTGGACGTAGCACTTGGGGCGTTGCCGTTCGAAGAATTGGTAGTGCAGCGTTCCTCTTTCTTTGACTATCCCTCCGACATTGCGCTGCGCACGTGCTCAGCCGAAGACCTGGTTGTGTTGAAAGCTTTCGCGAGCCGCGGGCAGGATTGGGTGGATATCGAGCGGATCATTGTACGGCAGACCGGCAAACTCGACTGGCGATATATTCGCGACCAGTTGCGTCCACTGGCTGAGTTGAAGGGCGCTCCGGAAATCCTCGATCAGCTTGAGAGCCGCCGCGCCGAGCTCGAGCAGTAGCTGAAGCCTTCCAATCCTTGCGACGTTTTATTCCTCCGCGCACAACGGCGACGCCCGCGACCAAATCCTGAAGCGATCTGTCTTAACCAACCATCTCAGCGCCGCCACAAGTCGATCTCTTCACCAACACTCCGTTCGCGAGCAAGGTTGTAAACCCGCAATGCCGTCGAAATATCCTCGAGCGCAATGCCGTTTGATTTGAACACCGTGATATCGTCCTCGCCTCTGCGTCCCTGATCGCGGCCGGCAACTATGCGCCCGAGCTCGGTCACCGATTCCCAACTGATAACTCCGCGCTCGATCGCAGGCATCAAGTCGCCCGCTTCGATCTTCGATTGCTCGATTGAATCGACGGCAATAACCGAAGCTCGGCGAATCGTCTCGACATCGATCTCGGCCTTCGATAAGAAGTTCGAGCCCGCCGCGTTGATGTGAGTGCCCGGCTCGATCCATTCGCCTTTGAATACAGGCTCGCGCGACGTCGTTGCGGTCACGATGATCGAACACCCTCTCGCGGCTTCTTCCGGGGAAGCTACGGCAAGCACCT belongs to Acidobacteriota bacterium and includes:
- a CDS encoding aspartyl protease family protein — encoded protein: MVIAGEWFFCSDDIVRPVIRGEALAYNGRWIQVPFLVDSGADRTVFSGALLAKLGLTPLTVQEGISGLGGAADSVVVETQIQFTRETGGQVVFRGRYAAVTGIDTLDISVLGRDVMDIFAVIVDRPGDVVSLVGQRHRYTIEQI
- a CDS encoding nucleotidyl transferase AbiEii/AbiGii toxin family protein, whose protein sequence is MIEVIRAAAELQAVCQSQGWQFCFIGGLALQRWGEPRETVDADLTLLTGFGGEEPFIQILLQHFEGRIPDAAQFARERRVLLLRSSKGVGLDVALGALPFEELVVQRSSFFDYPSDIALRTCSAEDLVVLKAFASRGQDWVDIERIIVRQTGKLDWRYIRDQLRPLAELKGAPEILDQLESRRAELEQ